Proteins from one Cryptomeria japonica chromosome 4, Sugi_1.0, whole genome shotgun sequence genomic window:
- the LOC131027494 gene encoding uncharacterized protein LOC131027494 — MEKLVWNDNSFILAGESNPYPWASRTLLSCQMPDSISGNVYESYHLGMQQQSDIIGNQLIQSSVIAHQYPLHQTNQMTGQLVIPSSMDKTAADSLHTSSRSVRGWGYASPTEIPDSSTAATDMFISKHEMNQNYCGSFDQAGPSSCNDLMQLCYTYDANQLLSLQSTIESLDSVLSSDNGGISATSTTEDNMKPMVLSAQNPPQKSTSSIMTYSVQRHSNSNEKNQSNSHSQGSSDPITMKSKAMNCKPKSKTKPKSKAKGKTHEANPQLGTHYNYSSSTSSSSCLVFGQADPAGIEPDAEAIASVREMIYRAAAFRPVNLGTEVLDKPMKRKNIKISSVPQTVSARERRERISDKIRILQRLVPGATKMDTASMLEEAANYLKFLKAQVNALQSMGTGNNKDSINSMAGLCFSTSNSLNSFSFNTALNSQNLSERYAVNKTT; from the coding sequence ATGGAGAAGTTAGTGTGGAATGACAACTCATTTATTCTGGCTGGAGAATCAAATCCATATCCATGGGCCTCTAGGACCTTACTTTCTTGTCAAATGCCTGACTCAATCTCAGGGAACGTTTATGAAAGTTATCATTTGGGTATGCAGCAGCAATCTGATATTATTGGTAATCAACTGATACAGTCCAGTGTCATTGCTCATCAATACCCActtcatcaaacaaatcaaatgacAGGCCAGCTAGTGATTCCAAGCTCCATGGATAAAACTGCAGCAGATTCACTACATACAAGCTCCAGATCTGTAAGAGGCTGGGGATATGCTTCACCCACAGAAATCCCAGATTCATCTACTGCTGCTACTGATATGTTCATATCCAAGCATGAGATGAACCAAAATTACTGTGGCTCTTTTGATCAAGCTGGTCCTTCATCATGCAATGATTTAATGCAGCTGTGTTATACTTATGATGCCAACCAGCTGTTAAGCCTGCAGTCCACCATTGAATCATTGGACAGCGTACTTTCCTCTGATAATGGTGGGATCTCAGCAACTAGTACCACAGAGGACAATATGAAACCCATGGTATTGTCTGCTCAGAACCCACCACAAAAAAGTACCAGCAGTATTATGACTTATTCGGTACAAAGACACAGTAATAGTAATGAGaagaatcaatccaattctcattCCCAAGGCTCTTCGGATCCCATCACCATGAAATCCAAGGCCATGAATTGCAAACCCAAATCCAAAACCAAACCCAAATCCAAAGCCAAAGGCAAAACACATGAAGCTAATCCTCAGCTTGGAACACACTACAATTATTCCTCCTCTACTTCATCATCTTCATGCCTTGTTTTTGGCCAAGCAGATCCAGCAGGAATAGAACCAGATGCAGAAGCCATTGCTAGTGTGAGAGAAATGATTTACAGGGCTGCAGCTTTCAGACCTGTGAATCTAGGGACTGAAGTCTTGGACAAGCCCATGAAGCGCAAGAATATCAAGATTTCAAGTGTTCCACAAACAGTTTCAGCTCGTGAGAGAAGGGAAAGGATCAGTGACAAGATAAGAATACTTCAAAGGCTTGTTCCAGGTGCTACTAAAATGGATACAGCTTCCATGCTAGAGGAAGCAGCCAACTATCTCAAGTTTCTCAAGGCCCAGGTTAATGCCCTCCAATCCATGGGTACTGGTAATAACAAGGACAGTATCAATTCTATGGCAGGCTTGTGTTTTTCCACCAGTAATTCTCTCAATTCCTTCTCTTTCAATACTGCTCTGAATTCTCAAAATTTATCAGAAAGGTATGCAGTAAATAAGACAACCTGA